GTAGTACTAGCGCAAGCCTGCTAGGCGTAAGGCCCTCTTTGCATCTGGTTTGATCCTTTCTTAGCTGCTCGGCGATAGGTGCAGCGTGTTGTATCGTGAACTCCGCGTTCggaagaaatggaggaaGCTCCATATTGATTGAAATGAGGAATACAGAGGGCACGAACCACCGATTTAAATACGAACACAGCCAGAAGGCATTCACAGGACGGCTCGCGCTAGAAACGCATAGAATCAGCAGTGACTCACTGAGTTTGGCCCCAGTGCTAGCAGGTTTAAAGCGCAACGCGGCCTCTGGTTATACGACATTTCTTCACTAAAATGCCGCCATTCCAGAAAATATGCCAGGAATTGGCGAGATTGCCTGTCGAGCTCGCCTACCAAATCATTTGCGACCTCAAAGTCTGGGATGTCCTCAAGCTGCTGTGGTACGATGACCCCAAACTCACTGCCGTTGTGTCGTCGCACCCCCAATGCCGCAGTTTGCTGGGAGAGGACGATGAGACCTTTTCGCAGACACGACAGATCGTAAAATGCTACTTTGCCATGTACGTCAAAGCAGGGCTCCCATTCAAGCCTGCGGGGGACGGATATTTATCTTGGGGCATTGATGTCTTGCTGGCACATAAACTGGGAGAACCGGCACGCAAAGTTATTATGAAGGAATTGAGAGAGCCTATCCAGTCCTTTCTGCACACCCAGATATACGCAATGGACCTGGAGCGCTATCTTGATCGCGCGGCTTTCCCTCATGGAATGCCAAAACTGTATACTTGCGACACAGTGCAAGACCTGGGAGAGTGCATGGACGCTGTCTTGCAAGCAAAGAAAGCCCTTTTCAAGCAATCCTCCGACCAATTGCAATGGGCAGCTTCCCTGATGGAGCAGAACCCCGATCTTCTGAAGCGAACGTTGGATCCGGAGCAAAAGCAGCGCCTAAATACAGCACACATCGTATCCCGGATGCGACAGAAAGCCAACCGCTTCAGAAAGTGTGATGTCAAACACTTCATCGGTAGCGAATACTTTGCCTTCTATTTTTTCCCAGTCAGCCCCTTTGATACTTCATTGGCGAAGTTGCTgcggtggatggagaagtATGGGCTCAATGCGCGAATGGATGATGGCACGAAAAATGCACACCCGCCATCCATTGAGACGCATGCCAATATTGTGATGGAAGGAATGCCTCATTTCTTTACAGAATTTCCTCCTGCACAGCGTTCGGTAACAAATGACAAAGGTGGCGTGCTACGAACAGTCCACCCCGAAACAGATTCTGGCTCACGGGAGCTGTTCTTCACGGTTCACAGGATAGCATCAGCTCAGGAGTTTAGGCTGCCAGTGAGAAAACTGGCCCGCGAACCCAATGACGAGAGAGAGCAAGTTTGGCTGGCATCATTTGTTGCCCTCTATCGGTACTTGGAGATGTTAGAGAAGACCTCACGCTAGATGCTTGATTGCCACACCCGGGTTTTACTGTACATACGAATAAGCAGCATTTCCAGCCCCGCAGCTGCCGCCGATATAAATCTAGTCTGTAAATGAAAGTGGAAGCCTGACCGTCCCGTGCCCCGCCCTGCCAGTGATCCGCAGTTCCTTTTCCCTCTGCGACAATCGCGACGAATCTGGTTTCTTCATCACCCAACCGCCCGCACCGGTTCACCCTCTAAACACTGCCTCCCCCTCACCTCACCTCCCCAGATGGCCAGCCCTGCCAGTCGAGTCAGGCAGTTTGGCCTGACGCCGGTCTACACCTCACCCGACCCCCAGGTGGACATCGTCTTTGTTCACGGGCTGAACGGACACCCCTACAGCACCTGGGCCACCAACCCGCATAATGAGCAAGGCCTCCCTAGTGTCTACTGGCCGACGGATCTCCTCCCCGAGGCCCTGGCGTCGAGTCGGGTACGAATCTTGACCTACGGTTACAATGCGAATGTGGCCTCCTTTACCGACAGCGTCTCTAACAATCGCATTCATCGCCATGCGGAAACGCTTGCCTCGAGCCTTGCCGCGAACCGGTATCTGCGAGACTGTCTATATCGCCCCATCATCTTCGTTTGCCACTCCCTTGGGGGCCTGGTCGTCAAGCGCGCTCTGATCTACTGTAAGAACATCGCGAACGAACGAACCGAACATCTGCGATCCATCTGGGTCTCCACCTACGGAATCCTCTTCCTGGGTACCCCTCACACTGGATCAGACGTCGCCAAATGGGAACTGCTACTGCAAAACATCTGTACGGCCCTAACGCCTAAGAAGTTGCTCGACTCGTCCTCTACCCTAATAGAGTCACTTAAAACAAACAGCGAGAACCTACAGAACATCAACTCGCTCTTCTCCCAGGACATACGCCGTTTCCGCATCTACTGCTTTCACGAAACCGTGGAAACTAATGTCAAGGGCTCCCAGGAGTTGATTGTGGACGAGGCTTCGGCTGCGCCCCCAGCAGAAGGGGTCGAGCGGATGGGAATCGAGGCGGACCATCGTCATATATGCAAGTTCGACAATGACTCTTCGCCGGGGTATGAGGCCGTTGCAGAGGCGCTTCTACGCTACTCCCAGCATGCCCCTGACACGATTGCAGCGCGTTGGACCGAGGAGAATAAAACTCGCGCTCtcatgaaggagaaggcgagggaaATATTTGCCCCAAATGGTATGTGATTCACTTCCCACAAGCCTGCAATGCTAATGAATTTGCAGAACGAGAGGCTGTTTTGGCAAACAGTTCACAAAATTTCGTCGCGTCCAATCTCTCTGGCTGTGTACCCACACCTGGTATAAACCCTCTTCTACAGTTACCATGAAAGAGATATGAGATCGGGGAgcctttttttatatctgCTCTTCCTACACATCGGATACTTTTTGCTTGTGCAGCCTGATCTTGCTGACTTGAGATGTCCCCAGGTGACCGAGTGGAAATAACGACCTCCCCTGACGCTCCACCAACGCTGCTAATAGCACCCCCAGGGTTCCATCCGAATGCCGTCTTCTACGGGATGCAAAAGGAGCTCGAGGTACTCCACAATCGGTTGTATAAAGCGAGGACACGATCCAACCGACTGATGGctgtcctcatcaccggggTTCCTGGTTCGGGGAAGTCCCATCTGGCCCGACAATATGTCTGGAATAGTCGCGAGTGCTACCCGGGAGGAATCTTCTGGATTGATGCAAAGTCCACTGAGTCAGTTTTGAAGTGCTTCTGGGATATTGCGGAGAAGGCCATGTTGATAGAGAGCCCTGACTACCATCTCCCAGACTTGACCAACTCTCAGAAGATTGTAGGCGTTGTCCGCAACTGGTTCGAGTCGCGTGAAGGCTGGCTTATTGTCTTTGACGGCGTATTCTTCAGg
Above is a window of Aspergillus puulaauensis MK2 DNA, chromosome 2, nearly complete sequence DNA encoding:
- a CDS encoding uncharacterized protein (COG:S;~EggNog:ENOG410PT5M), with the translated sequence MPPFQKICQELARLPVELAYQIICDLKVWDVLKLLWYDDPKLTAVVSSHPQCRSLLGEDDETFSQTRQIVKCYFAMYVKAGLPFKPAGDGYLSWGIDVLLAHKLGEPARKVIMKELREPIQSFLHTQIYAMDLERYLDRAAFPHGMPKLYTCDTVQDLGECMDAVLQAKKALFKQSSDQLQWAASLMEQNPDLLKRTLDPEQKQRLNTAHIVSRMRQKANRFRKCDVKHFIGSEYFAFYFFPVSPFDTSLAKLLRWMEKYGLNARMDDGTKNAHPPSIETHANIVMEGMPHFFTEFPPAQRSVTNDKGGVLRTVHPETDSGSRELFFTVHRIASAQEFRLPVRKLAREPNDEREQVWLASFVALYRYLEMLEKTSR